A genomic stretch from Cardiocondyla obscurior isolate alpha-2009 linkage group LG10, Cobs3.1, whole genome shotgun sequence includes:
- the LOC139106248 gene encoding lipase 3 isoform X1, whose product MCTYKKKQKQLVDGNHVSLYASEYIREDQGYKPELIEAHGYIAETHEICTEDGYHLTVHRVLSPNNRISLSTDTIIPDAAITDKKNNEDCSSSDLDCHKILETLGCYTNPSSKLPVIICHGVLSSSADWVLLGPEKALAYVLCDNGFDVWLANARGNTYSKSHKYYSIKDRDFWNFSWHEIGYYDLPATIDYILEKTGYTQLYYVGHSQGATAFYVMGSERPEYNEKIKGMISLAPAVFLGNQRSPLLKLIVQFHSILDWGSYICNIHEWLPRKKWQSQVLRILVRNAPRTVTKGFCYCWFFLIAGFGSDQLDKSMLPLIFGHSPAGASVKQLFHFSQLITSGSFRKFDYGTKTNLALYGSAQPPKYTLERVKIPVAIFYSENDFITHRTDVQKLVDNLPNVIHTEKIAYEKFNHIDYLWGRDAKTILYNSIAAVLKRF is encoded by the exons atgtgtacatataaaaagaaacaaaagcaGTTGGTTGATGGAAATCACGTGTCTCTATACGCATCAGAATACATTCGTGAAGATCAAGGGTACAAG CCTGAACTGATCGAAGCTCATGGCTACATAGCTGAGACTCACGAGATTTGTACGGAGGATGGCTATCATTTGACTGTGCACCGTGTGCTATCGCCTAACAATCGAATATCGCTAAGTACTGACACCATTATACCTGATGCGGCTATTACCGACAAGAAAAATAACGAAGACTGCAGCTCATCGGATCTCGATTGTCATAAAATCTTGGAAACCCTCGGATGTTACACGAATCCAAGCTCTAAATTGCCGGTAATCATATGTCACGGCGTTTTATCGAGTTCTGCAGACTGGGTGCTTCTGGGACCTGAAAAAGCCCTCG cataCGTCCTTTGTGACAATGGATTTGACGTCTGGCTTGCAAACGCTCGTGGAAACACTTACTCTAAATCTCATAAATATTACTCGATCAAAGATAGAGATTTTTGGAATTTCAG TTGGCACGAGATCGGATATTATGATTTACCAGCAACAATAGATTACATCTTGGAAAAAACTGGGTATACTCAATTGTATTACGTCGGTCACAGTCAAGGTGCAACCGCGTTCTACGTTATGGGGAGCGAGAGGCCTGAATATAATGAGAAAATCAAAGGGATGATAAGTTTGGCACCTGCAGTATTTTTAGGAAATCAAAGAAGTCCACTTTTAAAGCTTATCGTACAATTTCACAGTATACttgat TGGGGATCTTACATTTGCAACATACACGAATGGTTACCTCGTAAAAAATGGCAAAGTCAAGTATTACGAATTCTTGTACGAAACGCTCCTCGCACCGTGACAAAAGGTTTTTGTTACTGCTGGTTTTTCCTTATCGCCGGATTTGGTAGCGATCAGCTTGATAAATCCATGTTACCCTTGATATTTGGGCACTCCCCGGCAGGCGCTTCGGTCAAACAGCTTTTTCATTTTAGCCAGTTAATAACTTCTG gatcATTCCGTAAATTTGATTATGGTACTAAAACAAATTTGGCTCTCTATGGATCTGCACAGCCGCCGAAATATACTCTTGAAAGAGTAAAAATACCTGTGGCGATCTTTTACAGTGAAAACGACTTTATCACTCATCGCACg GATGTTCAAAAACTGGTGGATAATTTACCAAATGTTATACACACAGAAAAAATAGCctacgaaaaatttaatcacaTTGATTATCTATGGGGCCGCGACGCAAAGacgattttatataatagtATCGCGGctgtattaaaaagattttga
- the LOC139106248 gene encoding lipase 3 isoform X2, protein MSGTPSRDEAHMTTPELIEAHGYIAETHEICTEDGYHLTVHRVLSPNNRISLSTDTIIPDAAITDKKNNEDCSSSDLDCHKILETLGCYTNPSSKLPVIICHGVLSSSADWVLLGPEKALAYVLCDNGFDVWLANARGNTYSKSHKYYSIKDRDFWNFSWHEIGYYDLPATIDYILEKTGYTQLYYVGHSQGATAFYVMGSERPEYNEKIKGMISLAPAVFLGNQRSPLLKLIVQFHSILDWGSYICNIHEWLPRKKWQSQVLRILVRNAPRTVTKGFCYCWFFLIAGFGSDQLDKSMLPLIFGHSPAGASVKQLFHFSQLITSGSFRKFDYGTKTNLALYGSAQPPKYTLERVKIPVAIFYSENDFITHRTDVQKLVDNLPNVIHTEKIAYEKFNHIDYLWGRDAKTILYNSIAAVLKRF, encoded by the exons CCTGAACTGATCGAAGCTCATGGCTACATAGCTGAGACTCACGAGATTTGTACGGAGGATGGCTATCATTTGACTGTGCACCGTGTGCTATCGCCTAACAATCGAATATCGCTAAGTACTGACACCATTATACCTGATGCGGCTATTACCGACAAGAAAAATAACGAAGACTGCAGCTCATCGGATCTCGATTGTCATAAAATCTTGGAAACCCTCGGATGTTACACGAATCCAAGCTCTAAATTGCCGGTAATCATATGTCACGGCGTTTTATCGAGTTCTGCAGACTGGGTGCTTCTGGGACCTGAAAAAGCCCTCG cataCGTCCTTTGTGACAATGGATTTGACGTCTGGCTTGCAAACGCTCGTGGAAACACTTACTCTAAATCTCATAAATATTACTCGATCAAAGATAGAGATTTTTGGAATTTCAG TTGGCACGAGATCGGATATTATGATTTACCAGCAACAATAGATTACATCTTGGAAAAAACTGGGTATACTCAATTGTATTACGTCGGTCACAGTCAAGGTGCAACCGCGTTCTACGTTATGGGGAGCGAGAGGCCTGAATATAATGAGAAAATCAAAGGGATGATAAGTTTGGCACCTGCAGTATTTTTAGGAAATCAAAGAAGTCCACTTTTAAAGCTTATCGTACAATTTCACAGTATACttgat TGGGGATCTTACATTTGCAACATACACGAATGGTTACCTCGTAAAAAATGGCAAAGTCAAGTATTACGAATTCTTGTACGAAACGCTCCTCGCACCGTGACAAAAGGTTTTTGTTACTGCTGGTTTTTCCTTATCGCCGGATTTGGTAGCGATCAGCTTGATAAATCCATGTTACCCTTGATATTTGGGCACTCCCCGGCAGGCGCTTCGGTCAAACAGCTTTTTCATTTTAGCCAGTTAATAACTTCTG gatcATTCCGTAAATTTGATTATGGTACTAAAACAAATTTGGCTCTCTATGGATCTGCACAGCCGCCGAAATATACTCTTGAAAGAGTAAAAATACCTGTGGCGATCTTTTACAGTGAAAACGACTTTATCACTCATCGCACg GATGTTCAAAAACTGGTGGATAATTTACCAAATGTTATACACACAGAAAAAATAGCctacgaaaaatttaatcacaTTGATTATCTATGGGGCCGCGACGCAAAGacgattttatataatagtATCGCGGctgtattaaaaagattttga
- the Gip gene encoding putative hydroxypyruvate isomerase: MALKFASNLSFMFNEVPNIIDRYQLAKQAGFKAVESGFPFGFSVQQVAAAKQKANIDQVLLNVFTGDVTKGELGFAAIPGEEENFKKSIEKTIEYAKALDCKMIHVMAGKVETPTTANDVVYEKNILYAIEKCQKEDIVVIIEPINKYSVPNYYMNNFEKGLNLVKKINNTHFKLLMDIFHLQHCCGNITKSVQEFLQYVGHIQIAQVPDRHEPDTPGEIDYKYILSLLETAGYTGYVGLEYRPKSLTVEGLNWVKKYGYTL; encoded by the exons ATGGCTTTAAAGTTTGCTagcaatttatcttttatgttCAACGAAGTGCCTAATATTATTGATAGATATCAATTAGCGAAACAAGCCGGGTTTAAAGCAGTTGAAAGTGGGTTTCCATTTGGCTTCTCAGTTCAACAAGTTGCTGCAGCGAAACAGAAGGCTAATATTGATCAAGtacttttaaatgtattcacag GTGATGTTACAAAAGGAGAGTTGGGTTTTGCTGCAATTCCAGgtgaagaagaaaattttaagaagAGTATTGAAAAAACTATTGAATATGCAAAGGCATTAGACTGCAAAAT GATTCATGTGATGGCAGGAAAAGTAGAAACTCCTACTACTGCAAATGATGTagtttatgaaaaaaatatattatatgctATTGAAAAATGTCAGAAAGAGGATATTGTCGTCATTATTGAACCAATTAATAAGTATAGTGTACCAAATTATTAcatgaataattttgaaaaag gtttaaatttagtaaaaaagataaataatacaCATTTCAAGTTGTTAAtggatatttttcatttacaacATTGTTGTGGTAATATTACGAAAAGTGTTCaagaatttttacaatatgtaG gTCATATTCAAATAGCTCAAGTTCCTGATAGACATGAACCAGATACTCCAGGAGAGATCGATTACAAATATATCTTGTCTCTATTAGAAACAGCTGGTTATACTGGCTATGTTGGTTTGGAATATCGACCAAAATCATTAACAGTAGAAGGATTAAACTGGGTTAAAAAATATGGTTACactttataa